The following DNA comes from Rosa rugosa chromosome 5, drRosRugo1.1, whole genome shotgun sequence.
TCGTATCTGTAAAATGTAAACTTCCGGAAGAAAATACCTGTTTATGGTAGGCAGATTCTCGTTTATGATACCAGTGAGAGATCGACAACCCCTCCATAGTGGATGGACCATACAGCTCGATCATTGTGAAAGGAAAACCGAAGTTGGTATAGTAATATAGGGTAAGGGTATGTACAAACTCACAAAAGTCaattagccaaaaaaaaaaaaaaaaaaaaaaacaaagaacaaaaaaacaaaaagtagcATCTTGTTTGTGACATGGTCGCATGCCAAAGTATCTAACTTAAAATATAGTAGGCTGTGTCAGAAACTCTATTTTGGGGGGCTCTTGCCAAAGAAATTCAGTTGCCCGGCAAGAAACAATTAGAAAGATGATGAGTTGGTTGGGAGAGCCATTAACCAACTTCTTAAGCTTCTTGAGTGTGTTGCTTCTCTTAGCTCTGATCAAGGCCTTTCACAAACTATGGTGGACTCCGATTCGAATTCAGAACCTGATGGCTCTGCAGGGAATTCAAGGTCCTTCTTACAGACTTATCTATGGGAACACCAAGGAAATCTCCAACATGAAAAAGGAAGCGATGAGCAGGTCCACAAATCTATCACATGATATATTTCCTCGAGTTCAACCTCATATTTACACATGGACCAAGAGCTATGGTATTTACAATTTTTCAACTCAACTATGGTTTCTAATTAAACTCTGTTCAAAGACTTAATTTGGTCATTGCTAAACAGGGAAGACTTTTCTTCAATGGTATGGTCTTCGACCTATTTTGGTGGTTACAGAACCTGAATTGTGCAAAGAGATCCTCAATAACAAAGATGGAGTTTATCCAAAACAGAAGGCTGGTGACTTTATGAAGAAGCTAGTAGGAGATAGCATTGTCATCACAGAAGGTGAAAAGTGGGCAAAGTTGAGAAAGGTGTCCAACCATGCCTTTCATGGAGAGAGCTTAACAGTAAGTATTGAACATAAATGTGTCCATAATTAAACGAATATTTGAACTTGCTAATAAGTGCTGATGGTATTAATGCTATACTAGAATATGTTCCCAGACATGATAACTAGTGCCATCGCGATGGTAGAAAGGTGGAAAAATCATGAAGGGAAAGAGATTGATGTGTATAAAGAATTTAGATTGTTCACTTCGGAAGTGATATCCAAGACAGCATTTGGCAGCAACTACTTAGAAGGACAGAACATTTTTGAAATGATGATGAAGTTTTACCCTTTATTGTCCAAAAGCTTTCTTAAAGTCAGGTTTCCTGGCATGAGGTAGCTACCTAGCTTTCCCAATTAGTTTTAACCACGAGTTGTTCTTTCTTTcagttgttaatttagtttccTTATTTAATCTTGCAGCAAGGTTTTTAGAACCAGTGATGAGATTGAATCAGACAAGCTTGAGAAAGGAATACGGGACTCCATAATGGAGATGGTTAAGAAAAGAGAACAAAAGGCAGTGAATATGAGTGGGGAGGAAGAAAGCTTGGGGAGTGATTTTCTAGGATTGCTTTTGAAGGCTCATCATGGTGCCGATAAGAAGAACCGGATTTCGATGAACGAATTAGTTGAAGAGTGCAGGACATTTTACTTTGCAGGGCAAGAGACCACTAATACTCTACTTGCCTGGACTGTTGTGCTTCTAGGACAACATCAAGATTGGCAAGAGGAAGCGAGAAAAGAAGTCCTACAATTATTTGggaaacaaaatccaaatcctGATGAcatttcaaaactcaaaacagtaAGAACATCTATGATGTAATTAATTTTATGCTTCTCTGTATGGCAGAAATGTTCGAAGTAAGTTTAAACTCTTATCCTTTGTTTTGATGCATGCAGATGAGCATGATCATCAATGAGACTCTAAGGCTATATCCTCCTGCTAATCCGCTGACAAGGAGAGTTGCAAGGGAAGTTAGACTGGGAAAACTCCTACTTCCTGCAAATGTTGAATTGCTTGTCCCACCTTTAGCACTTCATCATGATCCTCAATTATGGGGACAGGATGCTGCACTTTTTAAACCAGAGCGATTCTCTGAAGGGGTTGCTAAAGCTACCAAGGATAATATGGCCTCATTCATGCCGTTTGGATTGGGACCTAGAATGTGTGTGGGTATCAACTTTGCTGCCATTGAAGCAAAGATTGCTCTGTCAATGATTCTACAACGTTACTCATTTACCCTTTCCCCAGGTTATATCCACTCGCCTTCTCAACTTCTTGCTGTTCGTCCACAACATGGAGTTCGAGTAATTCTTCAGTCACTTTGAGCCGTGAAGACCAGCTAGAACTCCCCATAGAAACTGGTATATGTACATGCTAGCTTACAAAACTGCAACTGCTAAGTTGATTATCAAGAATCAAAATACTACTTCAACACCACCCCAAACCTAAGTGAATAAACATCACATTTCTGAGTTAATATTCCAATACATATGTAACCCTTCTTATTTGGTTGCTTAAATACTTTGACCCTTTGACTCCTAGGCAAGaatggagtttttttttctttttcttcattcaaactccctatatatatatatatatatatctaattaaACAAGCAGTACAGAACCAAACTACACCAGTAATATAGTTTGATGCTAGAGATGAAAAGTGGGAACACAAAGTAAGATATTTCTTTTGGAGAAGTATGATATTTTGCCAAGCATAATAGAACAAACTACAAGAAAATTATGAAAGTGATACGTACCAAAAGTCATAGAGGCTTAATGTCGGGAGACTATTTTGCCAAGCAATTATGTAGTGTCTGCATGATCAGAATGGCAATCTACAGAACATATAACATCATATTGAAAAGCACATAATAAAAGAaaacgctctgctagggttttctccCCAGCAGCGTTTTGGTAGCGCCGTCAAAGGCACGCAGCGGTGCCTGGACACCGAGACCAACGTCGAGCAAGAGCGCGGGCGGCAAGGAAGCCAAGGCTGATCGTTGTTGTGTGAGGAGGCTGGTGGAATCAGATCTGGCCTGAAGGGTAGCAGATCCAGTGGTGGGTCGTCGTAGTGAGCGGCTATTTGCTTCTGCTGGCGCTGCGACCTCTGATGGCGGCGAAGCGTCTAACAGCGGCGACGTCTTTGATGGCGGCACGTTTCTGATGACGGCTATTTGGTCGGCGTCGGAGATGATGATGGCGGTAACTCATGTCTGGGTGCCTAGCgtttgggtgtccagatcagaaAACTGGGTGATATGGCTGGGCTGCCTCTGGGTCTATTGTGGAGTCCATTTGGGCTTGAGTTCTCCAAGGATTTGGGACCCATAAGGTATTTTGAGTATCTTCTAGATCAATTGTGTTATCCATATTATTTCGGGTGTACCATGTTTATGTGCAGGTGGATTGTTCATCTCTACATTCTATAAGAAATCTCAGTATAATATTGTtatgagtaccacaattgcgtgcctggcGAACAGTGCTATTTGTGCTGGGACGAATATAGTTTTGATTGGTCTATCGATCTCTTGTATACCCGGATTGCAGATTTTGATGGTTTCGTCTCCAAATCTCAAGGTCGTGGCAATGGTctcattgttggtaattatcttgaggaggctgGGAATTTACCCTCAGTTGTTTGCTAGTTTCTCTATAAGTGATTCAGAGCAGTATTTTATTGTACATGAACAACTTGTTGGTGTAGTACACCTTCTGGTTTGTTCTAGCTTAGCTCTAGCTTTAAGTCATTTGTGGCTTGTGTCTGCTCCCAAGATTTTTCGGGATGTCATTCTAAACGATTGTAATCGTTAAAGTTTCAATGAattcacttttcaaaaaaaaaaaatagcaatctacaaaataatataatatattatGGGGCCAAATATTTATTTCTTCATAAATATAAAAGTCTGATGGAATCATGCCAACAAGATATGGTTAAAAATGGCATCTTCTTTGTGCCATTTCCGTTTACCACAGGTATCCAAATAAattataggattaaattcaatttacccccttgaggtttgggggtaacttcGTGTTAGTCCCTGTGgttttaatttaatcagaaacgCCCTTGAATTTTCCAATTTCAGTCaatcgtgtccaatttctcaagTTCCGTCCAAATTAGACGTTAACTGCTGACGTGGACGTAAGCTTGGGGCTAAATTACACTTGTAACCCCA
Coding sequences within:
- the LOC133710893 gene encoding cytochrome P450 CYP749A22-like, translated to MMSWLGEPLTNFLSFLSVLLLLALIKAFHKLWWTPIRIQNLMALQGIQGPSYRLIYGNTKEISNMKKEAMSRSTNLSHDIFPRVQPHIYTWTKSYGKTFLQWYGLRPILVVTEPELCKEILNNKDGVYPKQKAGDFMKKLVGDSIVITEGEKWAKLRKVSNHAFHGESLTNMFPDMITSAIAMVERWKNHEGKEIDVYKEFRLFTSEVISKTAFGSNYLEGQNIFEMMMKFYPLLSKSFLKVRFPGMSKVFRTSDEIESDKLEKGIRDSIMEMVKKREQKAVNMSGEEESLGSDFLGLLLKAHHGADKKNRISMNELVEECRTFYFAGQETTNTLLAWTVVLLGQHQDWQEEARKEVLQLFGKQNPNPDDISKLKTMSMIINETLRLYPPANPLTRRVAREVRLGKLLLPANVELLVPPLALHHDPQLWGQDAALFKPERFSEGVAKATKDNMASFMPFGLGPRMCVGINFAAIEAKIALSMILQRYSFTLSPGYIHSPSQLLAVRPQHGVRVILQSL